The genomic interval AACTGGAGCTGTGTTTGTATGTTTAATCCCTCGCTCAATACTCACCAGAGGCATTGAGAACTATCAATTGCATAAAGGTGTACCTGCATACGGGGTTTTTTCGAACCGGCAGGACGACTCAACAATTCGCGGATCGTCCTGCTCCCTCAGGATCGTAATGAGCTTATTTTCGAGACGAAGTCGTACTTTTTGATAGATAGGATCGTTAGCTACATTATTCATGTAATGAGGGTCGACTCGGAGGTCGTAAAGTTCTTCTCGGGGTCGCTTGCCAAAACCCAGTTGGAAAGCCTTCAGCACGTCAGGGTCATTGCGGTGATGAATCATCCAAGCCTTGGTGGGACTAGCGTCTAAGTCAGCGTAAGCAGCAAAAGTGTCGTTTGCAAGGGTATCAAAATCAGGTGTAAAGGCATTAGGGTTGTCTAGCCCGGCAGGATCACCTGCAGGCCAGCGAGTGGGCTCGAAGTTGATAACGTATAAGAAGTCCTGAGTTCGGATTGAGCGTTGTGGATAGGGCAGATTTCCCCTCCTGGCTGTAGCAACGTGTCTTTCCCGGCCGGTAATCACAAAGTCCCGTTTTTCGTCAACTTGGCCTTGCCCTGGGTTTTCCAAGATAGGCAACAAACTACGGGCAGTCATCGTAGGAGGGATCTTTACGCTGGCAGCATCCAGAAAAGTTGGTCCTAGATCCATGAGGTTCACGAAATCCTCTATGACTCTGCCTGGTCTGATGTGTCCTGGCCAGCGTGCCGCTAGTGCCACCTCACACCCTATGCTATAAAGATTGCATTTAGCTCGCGGAAAACCGGGAATACCGTGATCTCCGCTGACCACGATCAAGGTGTTGTCAAGCTCACCTATCTTTTCGAGTTGGTTAAGTAAAACCCCGAGGCCAGCATCGACAGCGAGACACTCGCCAAGATAATCGGAAATGTCCTCGCGTATGTCGTGAACGTCTGGTAAAAACGGGGGTAAGCGACCCTTTAGGTCATCGGGTTTTACATCCCAAAGAAGTTTCCCAGATCCTCTCTCCCAACTTCGATGGGTGTTAGTTGGCCCCCACCAATAGCAGAAGGGTGTATCTTCCGGTCGAGCTGCTAAAAAGGCGTCAAAATTAACTTTGGTTTCGTCAAGAAGAATCTGCTTAGCTCCCTCGATACCAAGGTCCTTCACCCGATTTGTAGCGACTTGGGAGAAGTCTCTATAAAGGTTGCCAGCCGTCTCGTAGCGGGTTCGTTCAGCACCATATGGAGCGTTCATAGTTTGGCCGGGTGACCACACTTTATATGTGTAACCAATGTGGTAACCAGCCTTTTCAAGGCACAATGGGTAGGTGGGAATGCTATCGTCCCACACTGCTCCCTGGAGAATAGCTCCAAGTCCAGTCTGCCAGAAGTATTGTCCTGCCAAGATCGAACTTCGGCAAGGTGTACAGCTCGGAGCTGGTACAAAAGCATTACGAAACAGTGCTCCTTCAGATGCAATCCGATCAAAATTTGGCGTATCGATCAACGCATTTAAGGATTTGTTTCCCTCGAATGCCTGATAGGCGCTAGCGTAACGTCCCCAGTCGTCAGCAAAAGCAAAAACAATGTTTGGCCTCATCAGACTATGGTACCTTTACCTAAATTTGACGCGCTCTTAATGGGAAGATTGCTGATCAACATACCTTTGAGCTAAAGGTAGAGCATATTAGGTCATTTTTCTTAAGACACCCAGCAGGTGGCTAATTACCTAGCGATATTTTGACGGTTTTCCCTTTTAAGACTGAATTTTTCTTGTAGTTACGACACACTAAACCGATTTAGTACTTCGCGATTTATTTCGATACCGAGACCCGGTTTGTCGAGAATGGGGATCATACCGTCCGCATCACGACCGAGGGCTCCAAAAATGAGATCAGATCGGAACGGGTGGTCTGACCGGTCGTATTCTAGGATAGGTTCGATTGGCTTCAGACTGAGTGGTGTTGGCGGTAGGCTAGCTATGAGTTGTAGGGTGGCTGCGAGGCAGACGCCTGATCCCCAAACGTGTGGAATCATAGTTGTATTCCACGCTTGGCAAAGAGCAGATATTTTCTTAAGTTCTGTGAAGCCGCCCGAGGAGCAGATATCGGGCTGGAGGTAGTCAAGGACGCCGCCGGAGATCCATCGTGCGCATGCGTGTTTGCCCAGAAGGTTCTCTCCAGCAGCTATCGAGACAAGAC from Trueperaceae bacterium carries:
- a CDS encoding sulfatase, with the protein product MRPNIVFAFADDWGRYASAYQAFEGNKSLNALIDTPNFDRIASEGALFRNAFVPAPSCTPCRSSILAGQYFWQTGLGAILQGAVWDDSIPTYPLCLEKAGYHIGYTYKVWSPGQTMNAPYGAERTRYETAGNLYRDFSQVATNRVKDLGIEGAKQILLDETKVNFDAFLAARPEDTPFCYWWGPTNTHRSWERGSGKLLWDVKPDDLKGRLPPFLPDVHDIREDISDYLGECLAVDAGLGVLLNQLEKIGELDNTLIVVSGDHGIPGFPRAKCNLYSIGCEVALAARWPGHIRPGRVIEDFVNLMDLGPTFLDAASVKIPPTMTARSLLPILENPGQGQVDEKRDFVITGRERHVATARRGNLPYPQRSIRTQDFLYVINFEPTRWPAGDPAGLDNPNAFTPDFDTLANDTFAAYADLDASPTKAWMIHHRNDPDVLKAFQLGFGKRPREELYDLRVDPHYMNNVANDPIYQKVRLRLENKLITILREQDDPRIVESSCRFEKTPYAGTPLCN